Genomic segment of Planctomycetota bacterium:
CTCGCCTTGAAGAAATACGCGTAGAACGTCCCCGCGTCGGCCTCCAGCGCGCGATCGAACATCGCGATCGCCTCCGCGTGGTTCCCCGCTTTGGCGTGCTCCTGCCCAAGCCCATACAGCACGAACGCGTCCCGCGGATCACGCTCCAGAAGCCGATTCAATTGCACCATCCGCGGGCTCATGCCGAAATCGTACTCTCAGTTCCAGCCTCCCGGAACGTCGCCGGTTCACTTCATCTGCCCCGCCCGCCTCGCCGGCAGCGC
This window contains:
- a CDS encoding tetratricopeptide repeat protein — translated: MSPRMVQLNRLLERDPRDAFVLYGLGQEHAKAGNHAEAIAMFDRALEADAGTFYAYFFKARCLSALGRREEAVAVAEAGQAAAARAGDAKATSELGSLVMELEHA